A genome region from Winogradskyella helgolandensis includes the following:
- a CDS encoding DUF6090 family protein, with translation MLKFFRKIRYNLISKNKTGNYIKYALGEIILVVIGILIALQINNWNTHRKDVILEKEYLTRLKSDLGFDQSLLKRITIDRYERKVACLEKGKAYNQGNYIIKDTLQFLEDIGYGGVFGNVNWSLNTNTYNELISTGNLRKIQSDSLRNSIVTYYEVSNALQISGRDYISGYINFVNSLRPYNPKNKKSDIVFDTLTMLKHLKTEEYYRLANLELTLAHSVTNYADKLTKQSQELVTNIETALKD, from the coding sequence ATGCTTAAATTTTTTCGAAAAATTAGATACAACCTTATAAGTAAAAATAAAACAGGGAACTATATTAAATATGCTCTGGGAGAAATTATTCTAGTAGTAATTGGCATCTTAATAGCACTTCAAATTAATAACTGGAATACACATAGAAAAGATGTTATTTTAGAAAAAGAATATCTTACTAGATTAAAAAGTGATTTAGGATTTGATCAAAGTTTACTAAAAAGGATTACAATTGATAGATATGAACGTAAGGTAGCATGTCTTGAAAAAGGTAAAGCCTACAATCAAGGTAATTATATTATAAAAGACACATTACAATTTTTGGAGGATATTGGTTATGGTGGAGTTTTTGGTAATGTAAATTGGAGTCTGAACACAAATACATATAACGAACTTATTAGCACTGGTAATTTGAGAAAAATACAGAGTGACTCCTTAAGAAATAGCATTGTCACTTATTACGAAGTTAGCAATGCACTTCAAATTTCTGGAAGAGATTACATCAGTGGTTATATTAATTTTGTAAATTCATTAAGACCTTATAACCCAAAAAATAAAAAATCAGATATTGTATTTGATACACTAACTATGCTTAAGCATTTAAAGACTGAAGAATATTACCGATTAGCTAATCTCGAATTAACACTAGCTCATAGTGTTACTAACTATGCAGATAAGTTAACCAAACAATCACAAGAATTAGTGACTAATATTGAAACCGCTTTGAAAGACTAA
- a CDS encoding DUF423 domain-containing protein: protein MTQHIIIATGALFGMLAVIFGAFGAHALKKILSADQLHSFEVGVKYQMYHAIVLLALGLCAADVTSATYWCFTIGIILFSFSIYGLILSDAKGKKLRFLGPVTPIGGLLLVIGWLLVLVHAF, encoded by the coding sequence ATGACGCAACACATTATAATTGCAACTGGAGCTTTATTCGGCATGCTCGCTGTAATCTTTGGTGCTTTTGGCGCACATGCTTTAAAGAAAATCTTATCTGCAGATCAATTACATAGCTTTGAAGTTGGTGTAAAATATCAAATGTATCACGCCATCGTATTATTAGCTTTAGGTCTATGCGCTGCCGACGTTACCTCAGCAACATATTGGTGTTTTACAATCGGTATTATATTATTCTCCTTTAGTATTTACGGTTTAATTTTATCAGATGCTAAAGGCAAAAAGCTTCGGTTTCTAGGCCCTGTGACTCCGATTGGAGGATTGTTATTGGTAATCGGTTGGTTGTTGGTGTTGGTTCATGCTTTTTAA
- a CDS encoding class I SAM-dependent methyltransferase: protein MKKLFKLILNIIPRPLLIRLSYVARPILAFFLKGNTFTDPIDGKSFKTFLPYGYGNQRNNVLSPSTLSLERHRLLWLYLNSETDFFSRDTELSSTLSVLHFAPEQCFLKRFRSLKNLKYTTTDLLSPIADVKADICDLPFEDNSYDVILCNHVLEHIPDDTKAMQELYRVMKPGGYGIFQIPQELDRAVTFEDDSITDKDERAKIFGQYDHVRVYGRDYFDKLRSIGFKVEEVDYTATLSNEDIEKYCLAKGEIIPVVYK, encoded by the coding sequence GTGAAAAAACTCTTTAAACTTATTCTCAATATAATTCCAAGGCCTTTACTGATAAGATTGAGTTACGTAGCACGTCCAATTTTAGCTTTCTTTTTAAAAGGCAATACATTCACTGACCCAATTGATGGTAAAAGTTTCAAAACCTTTTTACCTTATGGCTACGGAAACCAACGCAACAATGTACTTTCGCCTTCCACTTTAAGCTTAGAACGTCACCGCTTATTATGGTTGTATCTTAATAGTGAAACGGATTTCTTTTCACGAGATACTGAATTAAGTTCAACATTAAGCGTTCTCCACTTTGCACCAGAACAATGTTTTTTAAAACGTTTTAGAAGTCTTAAAAACTTAAAATATACGACTACCGATTTACTGTCTCCTATTGCAGATGTTAAGGCTGATATTTGCGATTTACCTTTTGAAGATAACAGTTATGATGTAATTCTTTGTAATCATGTATTAGAGCATATTCCTGATGATACTAAAGCCATGCAAGAATTATACAGAGTGATGAAACCTGGTGGTTATGGTATATTTCAGATTCCACAAGAATTAGATAGAGCGGTCACTTTTGAAGATGACTCGATTACAGACAAAGATGAACGTGCCAAGATTTTTGGCCAATATGACCATGTTCGTGTTTATGGTCGTGATTATTTTGATAAGCTACGTTCCATAGGTTTTAAAGTTGAAGAAGTGGATTACACAGCTACCCTTTCTAATGAAGATATTGAAAAATACTGCTTAGCGAAAGGTGAAATTATTCCTGTAGTTTACAAATAA